A region of Prochlorococcus marinus subsp. pastoris str. CCMP1986 DNA encodes the following proteins:
- a CDS encoding PhnE/PtxC family ABC transporter permease produces MPQILPAFTSISIYRWDINIREATVVGLVGAGGIGIELDPQIGDLAWAKVSVILLAIVVAVIFSEWITAKIRKAII; encoded by the coding sequence GTGCCCCAAATTCTCCCTGCATTTACGAGTATTTCTATTTACAGGTGGGATATAAATATTAGAGAAGCAACTGTTGTTGGCTTAGTTGGAGCAGGAGGTATAGGGATAGAATTAGATCCTCAAATAGGAGACTTAGCTTGGGCTAAGGTATCAGTTATTTTATTAGCAATAGTTGTAGCGGTAATTTTTAGTGAATGGATTACTGCAAAAATAAGAAAGGCTATTATTTAG
- a CDS encoding DUF3764 family protein, protein MSCSVTSVFTFKIESTFDEWAAIFDSAEADKRHSEFDIKPLFRGVSKEDPQKVIVIHQAPEGNVQKFVEANGDWMATHRVDLSTMEESSWTSSATTESCCD, encoded by the coding sequence ATGTCTTGCTCAGTAACATCAGTTTTCACTTTTAAAATCGAAAGTACTTTCGATGAATGGGCTGCAATATTTGATAGTGCAGAAGCAGATAAAAGGCATTCAGAATTTGATATTAAGCCACTTTTTAGAGGAGTAAGTAAGGAAGATCCTCAAAAAGTTATTGTTATTCATCAAGCTCCAGAAGGTAATGTTCAAAAGTTTGTAGAAGCTAATGGTGACTGGATGGCAACTCATAGAGTTGACTTATCAACAATGGAAGAATCATCTTGGACTTCTTCAGCAACAACGGAAAGTTGTTGTGATTAA
- the arsB gene encoding ACR3 family arsenite efflux transporter, with product MKFSDRYLSIWVFSAMCIGSLSGYLFPNLSQFIGGLELSRINLPIAILIWGMIFPMMLSIDFKSVINLKYKIKGFSIVLFINWLIKPVSMAIIAASFLYFLYGNLIDPVLAKEYVSGMILLGIAPCTAMVFVWSNLAKGDPLFTLIQVAINDLILILAFPLLSKILLGFNSIDIPLDTVFSSVIIFILVPLFLALFLKNKIYSEKRIKSILNKSKSYSLFFLILTVFLLFFVQSKSILQNPIHIILISIPLIIQTLFIFYLTAFSMKFFRQKYSISCPGSMIAASNFFELAVAVSITLFGINSGAALATIVGVLVEVPLMLYLVNISKSSKKLFIK from the coding sequence ATGAAATTTTCTGATAGATATCTAAGTATTTGGGTTTTCTCGGCAATGTGTATTGGATCTTTATCCGGTTATTTATTTCCTAATTTATCTCAATTTATAGGCGGATTAGAACTCTCAAGAATAAATCTTCCAATAGCAATTCTTATTTGGGGAATGATTTTCCCAATGATGTTATCAATAGATTTCAAGTCAGTCATAAATTTGAAATATAAGATTAAAGGATTTTCTATTGTCCTTTTTATTAATTGGTTAATAAAACCAGTTTCAATGGCAATCATCGCAGCCTCTTTTTTATATTTTTTATATGGTAATTTGATAGATCCTGTACTTGCTAAAGAATATGTTTCTGGAATGATTCTATTAGGAATAGCGCCATGTACAGCAATGGTTTTTGTCTGGAGTAATCTAGCTAAAGGAGATCCTTTATTTACTTTAATACAAGTAGCTATTAATGATCTAATATTAATATTAGCCTTTCCATTATTGTCAAAAATTCTTTTAGGATTTAACAGTATAGATATCCCGTTAGATACTGTTTTTAGTTCTGTAATAATCTTTATTTTGGTACCACTTTTTCTAGCATTATTTTTAAAAAATAAAATCTATAGCGAAAAAAGAATAAAAAGTATTTTGAATAAAAGTAAAAGTTATTCGTTATTCTTTTTAATTCTTACAGTCTTTTTATTATTCTTTGTTCAATCAAAATCTATATTACAAAATCCTATTCATATAATCTTAATTTCAATTCCATTAATAATACAGACTCTTTTTATTTTTTATTTAACTGCTTTTTCAATGAAGTTTTTTAGGCAAAAGTATTCTATTTCGTGTCCAGGCTCTATGATAGCCGCTTCAAACTTTTTTGAACTTGCAGTAGCTGTATCGATAACTCTTTTTGGGATTAATTCAGGAGCTGCTTTAGCTACCATAGTTGGAGTACTTGTAGAAGTTCCTTTGATGCTTTATTTAGTAAATATTTCTAAGTCTTCCAAAAAATTATTTATAAAGTAA
- a CDS encoding helix-turn-helix domain-containing protein produces the protein MIIPEKQNIDLEENTILEVKSGILILEAKIIKKKFIVGIIKEECVINLAFSNFKNIKLIALTNCEINTIEKGVYFSSKDLLIKSLTRIDQLEKLLTIREINKSEEKLKEFLLYLSSIIGLKKDNHIYLNLKKYNFTQKLIGYSISTTRVTITRGLKNLEKKGWLKLEKKGILIPFKDN, from the coding sequence ATGATAATTCCTGAAAAACAAAATATTGATCTTGAAGAAAATACTATTTTGGAAGTTAAATCAGGAATATTAATTCTGGAAGCTAAAATTATAAAAAAGAAATTTATAGTTGGGATAATAAAAGAAGAGTGTGTAATAAATTTGGCATTTAGTAATTTTAAAAATATTAAATTAATTGCTTTAACAAATTGCGAAATTAATACTATTGAAAAAGGAGTATATTTTTCATCTAAAGATTTATTAATAAAAAGCTTAACAAGAATTGATCAATTGGAAAAACTTTTGACAATAAGAGAAATTAACAAATCAGAAGAAAAGCTCAAAGAATTTCTTTTATATTTATCTTCAATAATTGGCTTAAAAAAAGATAATCATATTTATCTAAATTTAAAAAAATATAATTTTACTCAGAAACTCATAGGCTATTCAATTTCTACAACAAGAGTAACTATTACAAGAGGTTTAAAAAATCTAGAAAAAAAAGGTTGGCTTAAATTAGAAAAAAAAGGGATTTTAATTCCTTTTAAAGATAATTAA
- the pstC gene encoding phosphate ABC transporter permease subunit PstC, translating to MEEKLILFKNRKRYGIEKNIDIIFKNTTLVLSSLVSIVLFGIILVVFIQSFESFSRYGLNFLVTSEWNPVRDEYGAFTAIYGTLVTSIFSLLITIPLGVGTAIFITEDFVPKFVREIVGSFVELLAAIPSVVLGLWAIFVMEPFLRVFFVFLHNFFGWIPLFSSEPAGRNSLLAIIILVVMLLPIVTSIARDSLNQVPKKLRNAAYGIGASRWKTIFSVILPAALSGIMAGILLALGRAMGETMAVTMIIGNSNSFSWSLLSPGYTISSMLANQFGEADGSQVSSLFYAAFVLMILSLVVNIFAQWLVKKFSLKY from the coding sequence ATGGAAGAGAAATTAATTCTTTTCAAGAATCGTAAAAGATACGGGATTGAAAAAAATATAGATATCATATTTAAAAATACAACCCTAGTCTTGTCTAGTCTTGTATCAATAGTACTATTTGGAATTATTTTAGTAGTCTTTATTCAGTCATTTGAATCATTCTCAAGATATGGCTTGAATTTTCTTGTAACTTCTGAATGGAATCCTGTAAGAGATGAATATGGAGCTTTTACTGCAATATATGGGACATTAGTTACTTCTATTTTTTCATTATTGATTACTATCCCTTTAGGCGTTGGAACTGCGATATTTATTACAGAGGATTTTGTTCCGAAATTTGTCAGAGAAATAGTAGGTTCATTTGTTGAATTACTAGCAGCTATACCATCTGTTGTATTGGGATTATGGGCAATATTCGTTATGGAACCTTTCCTTAGAGTCTTTTTTGTCTTTTTACATAATTTCTTTGGTTGGATTCCTTTATTCAGTTCGGAGCCTGCTGGTCGGAATTCACTTTTAGCGATAATAATTTTAGTGGTAATGCTTTTGCCAATAGTGACATCTATTGCAAGAGATTCTCTTAATCAAGTTCCAAAAAAGCTTAGGAATGCAGCCTATGGAATTGGTGCAAGTAGATGGAAAACTATATTTTCGGTAATTTTGCCTGCTGCATTATCTGGAATTATGGCAGGTATTCTTTTAGCTTTAGGCAGAGCTATGGGAGAAACTATGGCTGTCACAATGATTATTGGAAATTCCAATTCATTTAGTTGGTCACTATTATCGCCTGGATATACCATCTCCTCTATGCTTGCAAATCAATTTGGAGAAGCAGATGGAAGTCAGGTCTCATCACTTTTTTATGCAGCTTTTGTACTTATGATACTTTCTTTAGTGGTCAATATTTTTGCTCAATGGTTAGTTAAGAAGTTTAGTCTTAAATATTAG